The sequence CGTGTCGTGGCGCCCGCTGATCTCCAAATTCGGCTACAGCCTGGGCTTTCTGATCGTGATTCTGGGCCGCCAGCAGCTGTTCACCGAGAACACCCTGACGCCCATCCTGCCGCTGCTGCACCGCTTCAGCATGCAGCGGCTCTGGCAGGTGCTTCGGCTGTGGGGCGTGGTGCTGCTCACCAACCTGATCGGCGCGTTCCTGTTCGCGTTCGTGATCAGCCACACCGACGCGTTCGAGTCCGGGACGCGCGCCACCTTCGCGGACATCGGCCGCGCCGCCGCCGACCACCCGTTCTGGACCATCGTGATCCGGGGCGTCTTTGCCGGCTGGCTGATCGCGCTGATGGTCTGGCTGCTCCCGGCTGCCGAGGTGGCGCGGGTCAGCATCATCATCATCCTGACCTTCATCGTGGGCCTCGCGGAGTTCAGCCACATCATCGCGGGGTCGGTGGAGGTGCTGTACCTGGTCACCACCGGCGCCCTGAGCTTCACCAAGTACCTGGGCAGCTACATGGTGCCGACCCTGCTCGGCAACATTCTGGGCGGCGTGTCGTTGGTGGCAGCGCTCAACCACGCGCAGGTGGTGGCCGGCAGCAACAAGGCCAAGTCGGACGAGAAAGGCGGTTAAAAGGAGCACTATGCCTGAGACACCTCCACCTTCCGGCCGCGTGCCGGACACGGTCTGGGCGCCGCTGGCGGCCGGACTGCTGATGCTGGCGGCTGGACTGGTGGGGCTGGGCCTCCAGCAGCCGCTGCTGTTTCCCAGCCTGGGGCCCACCGCCTTCCTGCAGGCCGAAACGCCGGACCAGCCGAGCGCCCGGCCCTACAACACCCTGGTCGGGCACCTGATCGGCCTGCTGTCGGGCTTCCTGGCCGTGTGGCTCACCCACGCGTCGAGCGCGCCGAGCGTGCTTTCGGCCCACGTCCTGACCGCGCCCCGGGTGTGGGCGTCGGTGCTGGCAGTGATTCTGACGCTGCTGGGCGGCCTGCTGCTGAACGCCTCGCATCCACCGGCGGCGGCCACCACGCTGCTGGTCTCGCTGGGCGGCTTCCCCGTCTCGCTGCACAGCGCAGTCACGGTGATGGGCGGCGTGCTGCTGGTCACGCTGCTCGGAGAACTCCTGCGACAGGCGCGGCTGAGACAGAAAGCGCCCGACTGACCCGTCAGGCTCGCCCGGTCCCAGGAATCCAGCGGAACAGGAGGAAACGAATGCCCAAGGAAGGTCAGGGACGATTCTGGATCGCCGAACTCGCCGTGCTCTTCGGGGTCTGGCTGCTGTTCGTGTCCAAGCTGGAGCGCGCCGAGTCGCTGATCGGCCTCGTCGCGGCCGGGCTGGCGGCGCTCATGACGGCAGTGGTGCGAGGAACGGACCTTGCGCGCTTCTGTCCGCCGGTCCGGACACTGCTGCAGCTATGGCGGGTGCCCCTGGCGGTGGTCAGCGACACGTTCACCGTATTCAGGGCTCTGTTCGCCACGCTGCTGGGCAAGCCTCTGCCGGGACGGATAAGCAGCGTCCGCTTCGACCCTGGCGGAGACGACGCACGTTCGGCCGCAAGGCGGGCGCTGGCGGTCGGCGCGCTCACCACGGCACCGAACAGCATCGTCATTGAGATTGACAGGCAACGCGGTCTGCTGATGGTCCATGAGCTTGTTCCGGCGGATGTGGCGAGCACGCTCCGCGCGTTGGAGCTCCAGTGAACGTGTGGCTGATCGCCGCGACCGTCATGCTGCTCGCCCTGCTGCCGTGCGGCGTGGTGTGCGTCCGGGGCAACGCGGTGCAGCGTCTGGTGGGCCTTGAACTCGCCGGGCTGCTCACTGCCCTGACGATGGTGCTGCTGGCCGAGGTGTTTGACCGGGATCTGTACTTCGATCTGGCGCTCGCGTGTGCGCTGATGTCATTCGGTGGGGGACTGGTGTTCACCCGCTTTCTGGAGCGGTGGCTGTGAATGCGGCGCATCTGGCGGTGAGCGTCCTGCTGACGCTCGGCGTGGTGGTGGCGGCGCTGTGCGTGGTGGGGGTTCTGGTCGGCCGGGACGTCTACCAGAAGCTGCATTACCTCGGGCCGGTCGCTCCGGTGAGCGGCGTGCTCATCGCGGCGGCCGTCATCGTCAAGGAAGGGCTGACGCAGGCTGGCATCAAGGCGGCGCTGGTGGCGCTGGTGCTGCTCGTCTCGGGCGCGGTGCTCACCCACGCCACAGCCCGCGCGGCGTTCATCCGCGAGGGTGCCGGTCCGGCACCCGGAGCCGCACCCGCACGAAAGGAGGGCTGACGAATGAATGGGTTGCAGGTCATTATTCTGGTGCTGGTGGGCCTGGGAGGGACGTGCGTGGTGTTCACCCGTGAGCCGGTCCGGCAGGCCATCGCCCTGACCTTCTTCGGGCTGCTGCTGGCCCTGATGTTCCTGATTCTGCAGGCGCCGGACGTGGCGCTTTCCCAGCTCGTGGTCGGCGCGGTGGTGCTGCCGCTGATGATTCTGCTGGTGGTCGCCAAGATCCGGAGGCAGTCCCAGTGAGCGTGACGCTCCGGCGGTGGCTGTTCTTTCCGGCGGTCCTGGTGATGGCGGCGCTTCTGGTGTGGGGCCTGGCCGGCGTGCCGCCATTCGGGCAGGAGCACAGTGTCTACGCAGACAAGCTGAACCACGTCACGGTCGCGGAACGGCACGTCACCAACGTGGTGGCGGCGGTGACCTTCGACTACCGCGGCTTCGACACCCTGGGCGAGGAATTCATCCTGTTCACCTCGGTGATCGGCGCCACCGTGCTGCTGCGCCAGTTGAATGACGAGGAGAAAGCCACCACCCCGGACGAGGCCGCCAACCGTCAGGTCCCGCCGAACAGCGACGCGGTCCGCTCCCTGACGCTGGGACTGATCGGGCCGCTGGCCGTGTTCGCCCTCTACCTCATCGCCCACGGGCACACCTCGCCCGGAGGCGGCTTTCAGGGGGGCGCGGTGCTGGCCACCGCCCTGCTGCTGGTCTACCTCGCCGGAAACGTGGACCTGTTTCAGGGTGCCACCTCGCACGCCCTGATGGAGGGACTGGAGACGCTGGGCCTGGGGGCGTTCGTGCTGCTCGGGCTGGCCGGTCTGGTAATCGGCGCCGGGTTTCTGGAGAACGTGCTGCCGCTCGGGCAGGCGAAGGCCGTGACTTCCGGCGGGCACATTCCGCTGCTGAACGTGGCGACGGGCCTGGCCGTCGGTGCTGGACTGGTGCTGCTGTTCAAAAGCTTCCTGGAGCAGACGCTGGAACTGCGCCGGGACGGTGAAGCATGACCTTTCTGCCCTATCTGGTGGTGGTGTGGCTGGTGGTGGTCAGCCTGTACGGCATGGTGACCAGCCGCAACCTGATTCACCTGATCATGTGCCTGGCCGTGATGCAGTCCTCGACTTACGTGCTGCTGCTCGCCCTCGGCTTCAGGACCGGCGGGACGGCGCCCATCTTTCAGGACATTGACGTGGGCACCCGCGCGGTCGATCCGGTGGTCCAGGCGTTGATGCTGACCGACGTGGTGGTGGAGGCGACGGTGATGGCGCTGCTGCTGGCCATGACCGTGCAGGTGCATAAGCACACCGGCACCCTCGACCCGGATCAGCTGCGGGCGCTGAAAGGCTGAGATGCCCCGGCCCATGAACGGAGAACTCAGGCGGGGCCCTTGCCCCGGCCTGCTGAGGGCCGCATGAACCTGCCCCCGCTGATCGTCGCGATGCCGTTGCTGGCCGCCATCCTGCTCGCTGTCTTCACCAAGGTGCTGCGCCCACGTGTGGCCGACGTGGTGGCCATCGCGGCAGCGCTGGGCGTGAGCGTGATGTGCGGCTTCCTGTACCGTCAGAGCCTGTCGTCCCCGCTGGTCCACTGGTTCGGCGGCTGGAGACCCCGGGGGGGCGTGGCGGTGGGCATCTCCTTCGTGGTTGATCCGGCGGGTGCAGGACTGGCGGTGCTGGTCAGCGTGCTGATGTTGGCCGCACTGGTGTATTCCGCCCGTTACTTCGAGAAGGTCGGCACGCTGTACCACACGCTGATGCTGGTCTTTCTCGGCGCGATGTGCGGTTTCTGCCTCACCGGCGACCTGTTCAATCTGTTCGTGTTCTTCGAGCTGATGGGCGCCGCTGCGTACGCCCTGTGCGGCTACAAGACCGAGGAACCGGGCCCGCTGCAGGGCGCCCTGAACTTCGCCGTCGTCAACACCGTCGGGGCGTTTCTGGTACTGGACGGCCTCGCGCTGCTGTACGCCCGCACCGGAGCGCTCAACCTCGCTCAGATCGCGCAGGCAGTGGGCGATCAGCGCCCGGACGGTCTGCTGATCACAGCGTTCGTGCTGCTGGCGGCCGGGTTCCTGGTGAAGGCGGCGGCCGTGCCGTTTCATTTCTGGCTCGCGGACGCGCACGCCGTGGCCCCCACACCCGTCTGCATCCTGTTCTCCGGCGTGATGGTGGAGCTCGGCCTCTACGCGGTGGTGCGGCTGTACTGGGTCATCTTCTCCGCGCCCTTCGCCGGGCACGGCGAGGCCCTGCGTGCCCTCCTGATCACGGCGGGGCTGCTGACGGCCCTGCTCGGAGCGGTGATGTGTTTCCTGCAGCGGCACATCAAACGCCTGCTGGCCTTCTCGACGGTCAGCCACGTCGGCATCATGCTGATCGGCTTCGGGCTGCTGGACCGCGAAGCGCTGGCGGGCCTGATCGTGTATGTGGCGGGGCACGCGCTGGTCAAGTCGTCGCTGTTTCTCGGCGCCGGGCTGCTGCTGCACCGCTTCGGCAGCGTGGATGAACTGAAATTGCACGGGCGAGCGCGGCGTGTTCCGCTGCTGGCGGGCGTGTTTGTCCTGGGCGCGTTCGGCCTGGCCGGGCTTCCCACGTTCGGCACCTTTCTGGGTGAAGCCCTGATGTCGGAAGCCGCCGAGCACCACGACTACGCCTGGCTGTCATGGTGCTCCATGCTGGCAGCGGCATTGACGGGCGCCGCCGTACTCCGGATGACCGCGCGCGTCTTTTTCGGATGGGGTGCCGCACCAGATGAAGCCGCTCGCCCGCCCACCACCGAGGATGAGCAGCGCGAAACGCGGAACGACCACACCCGGCTTCCGCTGGTGATGGTCGTGCCAACTGTCCTGCTGGCGGTCACGGGCCTCTTCTCTGGCCTGACTCCGGGCGCAGCCGGAGCGGCACACCTCGCCGCGGAACGACTTCATGACCGCCCGGCGTACATCGCACGGGTGCTGGACGACCAACCGGTTCCGCCCCCAGCGCCCGCCACCACGCCAGCACTCACGACTCCGCTCCTGCACGGCCTGGCTTCTGCCGCCGCCGCCCTGATTCTGGCGTGTCTGGCCCTGTTCCGCCCACGACTCCGGCTGCCGGGCACCGTGCGTGGGGTGGCCGAACTGAGGCAGGTGCACAGCGGCCACATCGGCGATTACGTCGCGTGGCTGACTCTGGGCGTCGCGGTGTTTGGAGTCAGCTGCGCCGTTCTGCTTCGGTGACCGGTGAACCCGTTATCCAGGGGCAAGGGTCGTGCTGAACGCGAAGGTTCACGCGCCCTCTGATCGTCGTCCATTAATGCTCTACTGTCCGTGCGGGCCGCCGCTCCGGGCGCGTGCCCGGAGGGTCTCCCAGGGCACGGCGACGCCCGGATGGCGGCGCTGGCCGTTGTCCAACCCGCTGCACCAGCAGCACCGTCACCACGGCCACCAGCACTTCCAGACCCACGCCCAGCACCCAGAAGGCGCGCGGTGTGTTGATCACGTGGTCGATCAGATAGCCGAAGTTCTGGCCGAAGAAGCCGGTCACCAGGGTCAGCGGCAGGAAAATGGTGGCCACCATGGTCAGCTGCCGGGAACTGGCTCCCTGGCGGCGGTTTTCCATGGCGTAGTAGATGTCGAAGGCCCGGTCGGCCATGCTGCGCGCCAGATCAAGGCGCTCCAGGGTGTGGACCGCATGGTCCCGGATGTCGCGGAAGTACGGCACCTCCTGCGGGCTCACCACCGGCGGCCCGGCGCGCACCAGGGTGCTCAGCACGTCCTTGAGCGGAAACACCACCGCGTGCGCCAGATGGGCCAGCTCACTCAGCTCGAAGATGCGGTGCAGCTGGCGATCATCGTCGGCCTGCACCGTCATGATCTGCTGCCTCAACTCGGTGAGTTCCCCCTCCAGCTGCTCGGCGAACGGCGCGTATTCATCCACCAGCGCGTCCAGCAGCACATACAGCAGGCTGCTGGAGTCCTGGCGCCAGTGCTCCGGCACCCGTTCCCAGCGGGTCAGGATCTCCTGCAGCCCGAGACCGCTGCCGTGCCGGACGCTGATCAGAAAGTGCTCGCCGATGAACAGGTTGAACTCATGGACCCGCAGCTGACCGTGCGGATCCCGCGAGACTCCGTGAGCCACCACGAACTCGAAGTTCGGGTACGACTCCACCTTGGCACGCTGATGGGCGTGCAGGGCGTCCTCCACCGCCAGCGGGTGCAGGCGGAACTGCGTCTGGAGCGCCTCCAGGTCCGCCGGGGCCGGGTCGGTAACGTCGAACCACACGAAGCCGTGCCCGGGGGCGGGCGTGGTCATCCCGGCCTGCCACAGCACGGCGCTGGCCCCGTCCTGGTCAAACATGTAGGTGTGAACAGCGCTGTTGACCGGCGGTGCGGGAGTGACAGGGGCAGGGATCGGGGTGGGAGCGGGCAGGGGGTCGGGCATGGCAGGTCTCCTGAGACGTCACAATGGCGCCTGCCTTCACCATGCCACAGGCAATGTTCAGCCTGTCCCCGAACCTTGATGAAGGCGTCCTGAGGATGTCGGCGGTGGTAAGGATGCGTATGCCAGCGCGACTCGCTGCAGGTTCTGCCACCTTTCCAAAAACTTCAGATGTGAGCTGCGTTCAGCTGTGCTGTCTGGAACCCGTGATTCGCTTCATGCTTGCCTTCGCGCCAGATGAGACCGTCGGACCCGATACACCCGCTCTCCCGCTCCGGTTCGATACTCCCCGCATGACCAGAGCTGGGGCAGGTGAGGTGGTGATCGCTGGGGGCGGCCCGGCAGGCATGGTGCTGGCCCTGCTGCTGGCACGTCAGGGGGTGCCGGTGACGGTGCTGGAGGCCGCGCGCGACTTCAACCGCGCTTTCCGGGGCGACACCCTGCATCCGGCGACGTTGGAACTGATGGCCCAGCTTGGACTGGTGGACGCCCTGCTGGCGCTGCCGCACACCCGCGCCGGAGCGGCCCGCTTCATTACGCCCACCCGAATTCAGACGCTCGCCAACTTCGCCCACCTGCGCTCCCCGTACCCGTACCTGGCGGTGATGAGCCAGACGCGCTTTCTGGAGTTTCTGCATGCTGAACTCCA comes from Deinococcus sonorensis KR-87 and encodes:
- a CDS encoding HPP family protein, giving the protein MPETPPPSGRVPDTVWAPLAAGLLMLAAGLVGLGLQQPLLFPSLGPTAFLQAETPDQPSARPYNTLVGHLIGLLSGFLAVWLTHASSAPSVLSAHVLTAPRVWASVLAVILTLLGGLLLNASHPPAAATTLLVSLGGFPVSLHSAVTVMGGVLLVTLLGELLRQARLRQKAPD
- a CDS encoding Na+/H+ antiporter subunit E — its product is MPKEGQGRFWIAELAVLFGVWLLFVSKLERAESLIGLVAAGLAALMTAVVRGTDLARFCPPVRTLLQLWRVPLAVVSDTFTVFRALFATLLGKPLPGRISSVRFDPGGDDARSAARRALAVGALTTAPNSIVIEIDRQRGLLMVHELVPADVASTLRALELQ
- a CDS encoding monovalent cation/H+ antiporter complex subunit F → MNVWLIAATVMLLALLPCGVVCVRGNAVQRLVGLELAGLLTALTMVLLAEVFDRDLYFDLALACALMSFGGGLVFTRFLERWL
- a CDS encoding monovalent cation/H(+) antiporter subunit G encodes the protein MNAAHLAVSVLLTLGVVVAALCVVGVLVGRDVYQKLHYLGPVAPVSGVLIAAAVIVKEGLTQAGIKAALVALVLLVSGAVLTHATARAAFIREGAGPAPGAAPARKEG
- a CDS encoding Na(+)/H(+) antiporter subunit B codes for the protein MNGLQVIILVLVGLGGTCVVFTREPVRQAIALTFFGLLLALMFLILQAPDVALSQLVVGAVVLPLMILLVVAKIRRQSQ
- a CDS encoding MnhB domain-containing protein, with the protein product MSVTLRRWLFFPAVLVMAALLVWGLAGVPPFGQEHSVYADKLNHVTVAERHVTNVVAAVTFDYRGFDTLGEEFILFTSVIGATVLLRQLNDEEKATTPDEAANRQVPPNSDAVRSLTLGLIGPLAVFALYLIAHGHTSPGGGFQGGAVLATALLLVYLAGNVDLFQGATSHALMEGLETLGLGAFVLLGLAGLVIGAGFLENVLPLGQAKAVTSGGHIPLLNVATGLAVGAGLVLLFKSFLEQTLELRRDGEA
- a CDS encoding sodium:proton antiporter, with the translated sequence MTFLPYLVVVWLVVVSLYGMVTSRNLIHLIMCLAVMQSSTYVLLLALGFRTGGTAPIFQDIDVGTRAVDPVVQALMLTDVVVEATVMALLLAMTVQVHKHTGTLDPDQLRALKG
- a CDS encoding complex I subunit 5 family protein, which produces MNLPPLIVAMPLLAAILLAVFTKVLRPRVADVVAIAAALGVSVMCGFLYRQSLSSPLVHWFGGWRPRGGVAVGISFVVDPAGAGLAVLVSVLMLAALVYSARYFEKVGTLYHTLMLVFLGAMCGFCLTGDLFNLFVFFELMGAAAYALCGYKTEEPGPLQGALNFAVVNTVGAFLVLDGLALLYARTGALNLAQIAQAVGDQRPDGLLITAFVLLAAGFLVKAAAVPFHFWLADAHAVAPTPVCILFSGVMVELGLYAVVRLYWVIFSAPFAGHGEALRALLITAGLLTALLGAVMCFLQRHIKRLLAFSTVSHVGIMLIGFGLLDREALAGLIVYVAGHALVKSSLFLGAGLLLHRFGSVDELKLHGRARRVPLLAGVFVLGAFGLAGLPTFGTFLGEALMSEAAEHHDYAWLSWCSMLAAALTGAAVLRMTARVFFGWGAAPDEAARPPTTEDEQRETRNDHTRLPLVMVVPTVLLAVTGLFSGLTPGAAGAAHLAAERLHDRPAYIARVLDDQPVPPPAPATTPALTTPLLHGLASAAAALILACLALFRPRLRLPGTVRGVAELRQVHSGHIGDYVAWLTLGVAVFGVSCAVLLR
- a CDS encoding magnesium transporter CorA family protein, whose amino-acid sequence is MPDPLPAPTPIPAPVTPAPPVNSAVHTYMFDQDGASAVLWQAGMTTPAPGHGFVWFDVTDPAPADLEALQTQFRLHPLAVEDALHAHQRAKVESYPNFEFVVAHGVSRDPHGQLRVHEFNLFIGEHFLISVRHGSGLGLQEILTRWERVPEHWRQDSSSLLYVLLDALVDEYAPFAEQLEGELTELRQQIMTVQADDDRQLHRIFELSELAHLAHAVVFPLKDVLSTLVRAGPPVVSPQEVPYFRDIRDHAVHTLERLDLARSMADRAFDIYYAMENRRQGASSRQLTMVATIFLPLTLVTGFFGQNFGYLIDHVINTPRAFWVLGVGLEVLVAVVTVLLVQRVGQRPAPPSGRRRALGDPPGTRPERRPARTVEH